In the genome of Streptomyces sp. NBC_00433, the window TCCTCGGCGCGTCCAAGCCGGCGCGGTACGCCCTGGGGGCCCTCGGAGTCCTCGGGGTTTTCTTGGCGGCCGTGGCGGTGGACCTACCCGGCTACGGCCTCTTGTGGTTCCTCGGCGGGGCGGTCGGCCTCGCACTGGGAGTGATCCACCTCCTGGAGGACCCGCCCGATCCGCGGCAGTGGCGGGGCAATGCCGGCGCCGTCTGTGTCGGACTGCTCGTCTGGGCCGCCGCGGAGAGCACCGGAGCGCCCCCGGCGTACGCGCTCTCCCACTGGGGGACGGGACTCGGCGTCCTGATGGCCGGCGGGTTGTCCGCCACCTTCCTCCTCGCCGACTCCGAGGAGCCGGCCGCCCGGCGGCTCCAGCGCGTCTCGGGCGCGGGGCACGCACGGCTGCTCGGCCGGTGGATCGCGGCCCGCCTGGTGAGCGACAGCAGAGCCGACCTGCAGAAGTCGGCGCGCGGCGCCATCGCCGAAGGGTCCTTGTCGGCGCAGGACTTCGTCCGGCGGTGGTCGGAACTGGAAATACCGGGCCGGCACGGCTCGCCGGCGGACCGCCTGCGCCGTATCAGGCGGTCCGCCCTCGGTTCCGCGGGAGGGGCGACACCCGTGGCGGGCGCGGTGACCGGGGCCGCGTACGCCCTGCTGCTCGCGCTTCCCTGGTCGGCGTTCGAGGCGCTGGGCAAGCCGGCCGCGACCGGCTGGTCCTATCCGCTGTTCGGCAGCTTCCCCGCCCAGGCGGTGCTCGTCCTGCACTGGAGCGTCTACGGGTTCGTCTACGGCCACCTTTATCCGTGGGTGCGGGGAAGTTCGCCGGTCGCCAAGGCCATGTCCCTGTCGGCGGTGGTCATACCCGCCGAGGTGCTGCCCGTCGTGGCCTGGGCCTGGGACGACCACACCTCGACCGACCCGGGCCCCGTGTCCTCACTGCTGCTGCCCTGCGTGGCCCTGCTCGGCCAGTCGCTGATCGTCTGCCTGGGCCTCGGACTGCTCTGGGAGCGCCGCCTCGCCCTCGCCGGCGGGCTGCGCTGGGGCCAGCTGCGCAACCTGCGCACCTTCTCCTCCGCGTCGGTCCCCGCCGTCACCGTGCTGGTCGCCGCGACGACGGCCTTCGCCACCGCGATCGCCGGCACCTGGGCGCAGGCGGTCACCCATCCTCCGCCGAGCCCGCAGGTCACAGCGCCGGCCGACCCGCAGCGCGGCTGACGCACCGGCGCGAGTGCGGTGCCTCCCCCGACGGCCTCAGGACAGCCGTTCGTCCAGGCGGCGCAGATTGCGTTTCTGCTTGCGGTAGCCGAGGACGGCGAAGCCGTCGAAGACCACCACCGCGGCGACCAGCGGAAGAGCCGCCGTCCAGCTGCGCGAGGCGATGGCGAGTCCCGCGATGGCCAGCAGGAGCACGCTGAAGACAGGCATCGTCCAGCGCACCCGCTTCAGCTGCCGGCGCCGGCGGCCCATCAGGCCGCGCATCTGCTCCTGCTGTGCCGTGTCGTCAGGCGTCTGCCCCTTGGCGAGCATCCGGTTCAGCGCCGGGATGTCCGCGTCCTGGTCGCCGGCCGCGCGCAGGTCGCGGGAGCGCCGTCTCCGGTAGGTCCAGACTCCGATTCCCGCGTAGACGAAGGCGTTCAGCACAGCGCCGATCAGCGAGCGGCCGGGCCGGAAGGCCAGCAGGATGCCGGTGTCGAGGACGACCAGCACCGCCGCCCACAGCCACAGGTGCCGGTCGATCCAGCGATTCAGACCCTTCACGGAACCTCCCGGGTTCGATTCCTGCGAGGTCGGCTACCCCGGGGGGCGCCGGGCACGGAGCCCTACGCCCGAAGTACGCGCGGCGGTGTAGACGCACCGGGCCGGCGGGCGCCGCCCGTACCGGGAGGACGGTGCCGGACCACGCGGGGTCGCCTTCCGTGTCGTGGCCGCCGATATAGGGGGCAGGTGCAAGGCACGGGATCCCGGCGGCGCGGAGGTTGCACAGATGAACGACACGGAGTGGTTGCTCGTCGCCCTGCTGGCCGTGGTCGCGGTCGTCACGCTGGCGATCGCGATCAGGGTGCTGCTCAAGCTCGTCCGCTCACGGCGGCTGCTGAAGGACTCCGGCATCCCGATGTCCACCAAGACGATGTTCTGGGGATCCATCGTCTATCTCGTCTGGCCCGTGGACCTGCTGCCGGACCCCATCTACCTCGACGACATCGGCTTCCTGCTGCTGGCCCTGCGCTCCCTGCACGCGGCCGCCAGGAAGGCGGGCGTACGCTACGCGCTCCCCGCGGCTGAGCGGGGTGAAGCGGGCCGCAAGGCGCGCAAGTAGGCACGAGCGGCGGGGCGCCGGGCACGGCGCCACCCTTCCCTTCGGCGCGGACTACCAGTCCAGCTCGGCCCGTACGGTCTTGCCGCCCGGCCGTGGGTCGACATGCACCCGGCGGGCGAGGCTCTGGACGATGAACCAGCCGCGGCCGCCGGTCCGGTCGGGGGTCCGCGCGCGCGGGAGGCTGGGGCTGGTGTCCCGCACGCTGATCCCGATCCCGCCGGGCAGCAGGCCGACCCTCAGGGTGAGCGGCCCGGGGGCGTGGCGGACGGCATTGGTGACCAGTTCGGAGACCACCAGCAGGACGTCGCCGTGGAAGGTGCCGCGGCCGTGCGGGGCGTGGTGGCGCAGGAAGAGGTCGGCGGCATCCCGCGCCTCGGCGATGCAGCCGGACGAGCCGTCGAAGTCCACGCGCACTTCCGGGGGAAGAGCGTCGTCGTACGGAATGGCCGGCGGGAGTTCCATCCGGACGCCCTTTCCGCTGAGAGTCCCACCGCCCGAGCACTTCACCACTGTCTGTGACCACCCCGTCGTCCTGCCGGGACATCCGTCCCTGTCGCTTCCCCCAACCAGCGTACCCAGCTTGCGTTTTCGCATCCCCAGTCATGGGCTTTTGCGGTGGTACGCCCGGTGTGTCGTGGTGATCCGCCGGGAGGACGGCTTTCCTTCTAGTGCATTGTCACTAGTCTGGGGTGGTGCCAACAGCTCAATGTGGGGTTGCCGCATGAGAGAAGACGTCGCGTGATCGGCCCGTCGTTCCGCGTCGGCGCCGCACTCGACGCCGGTATGCCCCGCCTCCGGCTCCTCGGCGAGCTGGACCTCGACGGGACCGCGGATCTGCGGGCCGCGCTGGCCGAGTGCTTCGCGCGGCGGCCGGACCGTGTCGTGGTCGACATGCGGGGCCTGCGCTTCTGCGACTGCGCGGGGCTCAACGTGCTGCTGGAGGCCAAGGCCACGGCGGACAGCATCGGCACCGAGCTGCGCATGGAGGGCGCCTGCCCGCAGGTGGCCCGGCTGTTCGCCCTCACCGGCGCCGGCGGACTGCTGTACCGCGCCGGCGTGCCGCGTCTGCCACCGAGGATCGCCTGATGCCCGCCGCACCGCCGAACGCACCGGCCGCCGCGCCGCGTTCCGCCGGTGAGCCCGTCACCATCCTGCTCGTCGAGGACCACGACATGGTGGCCGAGGCCATCCGGCTCGCCCTCGACAGCACCGGCGACCTGGAAGTGGTCGGCCGCAGCCTGTCGGTGGAGGAGGCGCTGGCGGACGTCGCCCGGCTGCGCCCGGCCGTGGTGGTGCTGGACCGGCGGCTGCCCGACGGTGACGGCATCGCCGCCATCGGCCCGCTCAAGGCCGCCGCGCCCGGCACCCGCGTCCTGGTGCTGACCGGCGAGGCGACACCGGCGGTGGCCGCCCGCGTCGCCGCGGCAGGCGGCTCGGGACTCATACTCAAGGTCGGCAGCCTGGGAGAGCTCAAGGACGGAGTACGCCTGGTGGCGGCGGGCGAGGTCGCCTTCAGCAAGGGCCTGCTCGGCGAAGCGCTGGAGCGGCTGACCGGGCAGTCCGCCGACCTGGGCAGCACCCTCACCCCGCGCGAGCGCGAGACCCTCGACCTGCTCGGCGACGGCCTGGGCACCGCCGAGATCAGCCGGCGGCTCGGCGTGGCCCTCAACACCGCGCGCAACCATGTCCAGCGCGTCCTGGAGAAGCTCGGCGCCCGCTCCCAGCTGGAAGCGGTCGCCGTGGCCCGCCGCGAGGGCCTGCTCCGGTGACCGCGAAGAGCCCCGCTGGGGGCGGCGGCCCCGCCGCGAACGAGACGGCCTTCACCCTGCTGGTCACGAGCGTCCTGGACTACGGCATCTTCATGCTCGACCCCGGCGGCCATGTGTCCACCTGGAATGCCGGAGCCGAGCGGATCAAGGGCTACCGGGCCGAGGACATCATCGGCAGGCACTTCTCGGTCTTCTACCCTCCCGAGGAGATCGCCGCCCGCAAGCCCCACCTGGAGCTGGAGGCGGCCGTCGCCGACGGCCGGCTGGAGGACGAGGGCTGGCGCATCCGCAAGGACGGCTCCCGCTTCTGGGCCAACGTCGTGATCACCGCGCTCTTCGACGAGACCGGCGAGCTGCGCGGCTTCGGCAAGGTCACCCGGGACATGACCGAGCGCCGTGCCGCAGAGCAGGAACTCACCGACCGCCGCCGCCTTTTCTCCCATCTGGTGCAGGCGCAGGAGCTGGAGCGCCGCCGTATCGCCTGGGACGTGCACGACGACTCCATCCAGGCCATGGCCGCCGTCAGCATGCGGCTGCAAAGCCTCGCCGAGCGGGCCGGCGAGCCGCACGCTGACGAGCTCCTCCGGCTCGACGCCTCGGTGCGCGAGGCGGTGGGCCGGCTGCGCAACCTCACCTTCCGGCTCCAGCCGCCCGGCATCGACCGGCACGGCCTGGTCGAGGTGCTGTCGCAGTACCTCATCGACGTCGTCGGGGGCTGGGGGCTCGAGGCGTCCCTGGACCACGACCTGGCCGGCGAACCGGCTCCCGAGACCGCGATCACCATCTTCCGCATCGTGCAGGAGGCGCTGCTGAACGTGCGCAAGCACGCCCGTGCAAGCTCGGTGAGGGTCAGCGTCACGAACGGGAACGGCGGTGTGCTCGTCCGGGTCGCCGACGACGGCACCGGAGAACCGGCCGCCCCGCACGGGCTGCGCAAGCACTTCGGGCTGCTGGAGATGCGCGAGCGCGCCGAGACCGCCGGCGGCTGGTGGACGCTGCACAGCGAACCGGGCACCGGCACCACGGTGGAGTTCTGGACGCCCGACCGCCCGGTCGGCGGGCCCCTCGGGAGCCTCGGCTACCGGACCGGCTCCCAGGGTCCGCCGTGACCCCGGCCCGCCGTGACGCCCCGGCGCAGAAAACCGGCGCGAAAACCCGGCGCGAAACCCCTTCCGACGAATATGGCATGGCCCCGCAGACCCGGGGTACACAAGTCCCATCAGTCCGCAACCCGAGGTGATGACGTGACGGCAACCACGCAGTCCGCAGGTACGCCCGTTGGCGAGGCTGTGGCGGCTTCCCCCACAGCCGGGCAGGTCGGTGAGCTTCCCTGGATCGAGGACGCCGCCAAGGTCGCCCCGAAGGACGCGCGGTCGTTGTCGAAGGTGTTCTTCGACCGGCTGCAGCATGTGGAAGAGGGCACCGCGGAGTATTCCTACGCGCGGAACACCCTGATCGAGATGAACATGTCCCTGGTGCACTTCAGCGCCCGCCGCTTCCGGGGCCGCGGCCCCGAGGAGTGGGAGGACATCCTCCAGGTCGGCACCATCGGGCTGATCAAGGCCATCGACCGCTTCGAACTGAGCCGCGAGGTGGAGTTCACCACCTTCGCCGTGCCCTACATCGTCGGCGAGATGAAGCGCTTCTTCCGCGACACCACCTGGGCCGTGCACGTACCGCGCCGCCTCCAGGAGCTGCGGGTCGAGCTGGCCAAGGCCCGCGACCACCTCACCGCCCTCCTGGACGCCCCGCCCAGCGTCGCCGAACTGGCCGCCTACCTCGAACTCAGCGAGGAAGAGGTCATCGAGGGCCTGGTGGCCTCCAACGGCTACACCGCGGGCAGCATCGACCTGCCCACCGGCGACACCGAGGACACCGGCTCGGAGGCAGGACGCTCCTACGCGGAGACCCTCGGCGCCTGGGACCCGGCCATGGAGCTCGTCGAGGACTTCCAGACCCTCGCCCCGCTGCTCGGCAAGCTGAACGAACGCGAGCGCACCATCCTCCAGCTCCGCTTCGGCCAGGAAATGACCCAGGCCGACATCGGCGTGCAGCTCGGCTACTCCCAGATGCACGTCTCCCGCCTGCTCACCCGCACGCTGAAGAAGCTCCGCAGCGGAATGCTGGCCGGCTAGCCGACCCGGTACGGGACGGCCCGCGGCAGGTCCGGCGGGCCGTCTGGCGGTTTCAGGACCGCTCGGACGGGTGGTTTCAGGACGGGTCGAGGGTGAAGGCCCGCGCCGTCTCGAAGTCCGCGCGGTGCGCCTCGTCGTAGGCCGTCAGGTAGGTGTGCGCGTCGGAGCCGACCGGGACGCGCAGCGGGGTGCGGTCCGCGGCGACGATCCGCAGCACGACCTCCGCGAAATGGTCCGGGTCGCCCAGGCCGGCGTTGCCCTCCATGCCGCGCAGCCCCTCGCGTACGGGCCCGGTCACGGGGTCGTACGCGGCGACGCGGCCGCGGGCCTCGGTCAGGGAACTGCCGTAGCGGCTGGCGAACTGGCCGGGTTCGAGGATCGTGACACGGATACCGAGACCGCCCACCTCTGACGCCAGTGCCTGGCTCAGGCCTTCGAGCGCGTGTTTGGCCGTGACATAGGCCGACAGGCCGGGCAGTGCCATCCGGCCGGCGAGCGACGAGATGTTGACGACGTGGCCGGAGCCCTGGGCCCGCATCAGCGGGAGGACCAGCCGGGTCAGCCGCCAGGGGCCGACCACCAGGGTTTCCAGCTGCTCGCGCAGTTCCTGGTCGGAGACCTCCTCCACGGCGCCGAAGAGTCCGGTGCCGGCGTTGTTCACCAGGACGTCCACCCCGCCGAGCCGGTCGACCGCCAGGGCCACGGCGGCTTCGCACTCCCCCGGGTCGCACACGTCGAGGGCGGCCGTGACGATGCGGTCGGGATACCGGCGCCGGAGCTCGTCCAGGGCCGCCGGTTTGCGGGCCGTCGCGAGAACGGAGTCACCCGCGGCGGCCGCCGCGGCCGCCAGCGCATGGCCAAGACCCGAAGAACAACCCGTCACCAGCCATCGACGTGCCATGGTCCCCCCTTGCCCGGACCCGGCGACCGCGTCCGACCGGGAGCACAGGGTCTCACGGCTCCGCGCCCCGCGAAACAGCGCGCGGAAGCGTAGAACACCCGGAGGGGCGTGGTGTCGTGCGCCGCTCAATCCGGCGTACGCGACGCGGCACCGCCGTCGGAATGGTGAGGCGAGCACCCGCGTTGTCCCCCTGATGAGCGATTCGCACGGAAATCACCCTGTCGACCCCGCGGAGGAGGCCGCCGCCACCCGCGAGCGCCTGGCGGCGGCGCAGGCGGCCACGAGCGCGCAGATCACGGCCCTGAGCCGGGACTACGAGGGGATAGTCGAGGCCAACGCCCTGATCGCGGTCGACGACGAGCACGACCCCGAGGGGTCGAGCACCGCCTTCGAGCGGGCCCACATCGGCTCCCTGCTGGCGCAGGCCCGCGACCACCTCGCCGCTCTCGACCTGGCGCTGGAGCGGCTCGAAGAAGGCGGCTACGGGCGGTGCGAGGTCTGCGGCGAGCCGATCCCGCCGGAGCGCCTCGAAGTGCTCCCGGCGGCGGCGACCTGCGTCCGGTGCGCCGCGGCCCGCGCCCGCTGAGCGCCGCCCGGCAGGGGCCGCGGGGTCCGTCCGGCGGAATGCGCCGGGCCCGGCGGGCGGGGCGGGGCGCGACGCGCGGCGCGTGCGGCGATCGTGGGGAGCGGAAGCTCCCGTGCGAAGGGCGGCACTGTGTCGGACAGTCCGGTCCGCGTTCCGGCCACCGGCCGGATGCGCGTGCCACTGCAGCGCCTGCTCTTCGGCGGCGTGTACGGAACGGTGCTCGCCAGTTCCCTGGCGTCCGCCCTCGACCACGACAACGGCAAGCCCAACGCCGGCTACGACGCGCTGTGGATCATGGTGGCGGCGCTGGCGGCGGCCGCGGCCCACGGTTACGCGCACACCATCGCCCACTGGACGGCCGGCGGGAAGAAGGCCACCGCCGAGAGCATCCGGTCGGTACTGGACGAGTGGCCCCTCGTGGCGGCCGCGCTCCCCACGGTGGCCGCGCTGCTGGGCGCCGCCGCCGGCTGGTGGAGCGAGGAGGGCGCCGTCGACGTCGCCCTCACCGTCAACACCGCGGCGCTCTTCTGCTGGGGACTGCTGGCCGCCCGCGCGGCGGGCCAGGGCTGGGGTTCCGCCTGCCGTGTCGGCGCGGTCGACGTCCTGCTCGGCCTCTTCATCGTGAGCGCGAACGCCCTGACCCACTGACCCAGCCGCCCGGCAGGCGCCGGGCCGTACGGCTATTCGCGCGCCGAGCGCCGTGCGCGCGTCCGGCGTGGGCCGGCCACGCTCGCCTCCGCGACGGGGGCCGCCCCCTTGCGCGGCTTGACGCCGGCCTCGCGGGCGGGTGGCGCCGCCTCGTCCGCGCCGCCGCGCCGCGACAGGGCGGCGAGCCGGCAAGCCCGCTCGGCGTTGTAGTGCGCCCCGACCAGCAGCGCGAGATTGCTGAACCACAGCCACACCAGGAAGGCGACAGCGCCGGACAGCTGGCCGTAGAGCCGGTCGTACGTGCCCAGGCGGGCGGTGTACGTCGCGAAGCCGGCCGAGGTGAGCAGCCACAGGCCGACCGCCACGCCGCCGCCCGGCGCGGTCGCCCGCAGGCCCCGTGCCGTGGGCGGACCCGAGCGGAAGAGGATCAGCACGGTCGCCGCGGCCACGGCGACCAGGACCGGCCAGCGCAGCGCTCGCCATGCCGACACCGCCGGCTTGCCGAGGTGGAACAGGTCGCCCGCCCGGTGGGCGAATTCGCCGGTGACGACCACGCAGATGGTGCTGCACGCCAGCAGGACGAGCAGCATGAGCGCGGTGATCACGACGCGCGGCGCGGCACGCCAGGCGGGCCGGTGGTCGGCGACGCCGTGGATGTGGTGCAGTGCCCGCCGGAAGACCGCGGCATAGCTGCACGCGGCCCAGGCGGCGCCCGCCCCGCTGACCGCCGCGAGCGAGGTGGTGCCCGAGGCGTCCTCGGCCATGTGCCGCAGCGCGTCGGCCACCAGCGGCCGCGACTGCCCCGGCATCAGCACTTCGAGCCCGCCGGGGACCCCGCTGCCGTCGGGGCTGCCGGTCAGCCCGACCAGGGACAGGGTCATCAGCAGGGCGGGGAAGAGGGCCAGCACCGCGTAGTAGGTGAGCGCGGCGGCCCGCTCGGTCGCGTCCTTGTCCCAGGCCGCTGCCAGGGCGCGTACGAGGTTCCTGCACATCCCGAACACCGCGACCACCCGTGACGCCCGCCGCCGGGGTTTCCCGCCGGACTTCCCCGGCTCGCCGGTCGACACGCCTTCGCCAGTCGCCACTGCTACCCCCACCCGGCCCGAGGCCGTCCGCACCACACCTGTCGCGGAAGGTCTTCCCCCGTTTCGGCCGGACCAACGTGCCTGGT includes:
- a CDS encoding YkvA family protein → MNDTEWLLVALLAVVAVVTLAIAIRVLLKLVRSRRLLKDSGIPMSTKTMFWGSIVYLVWPVDLLPDPIYLDDIGFLLLALRSLHAAARKAGVRYALPAAERGEAGRKARK
- a CDS encoding ATP-binding protein, which encodes MELPPAIPYDDALPPEVRVDFDGSSGCIAEARDAADLFLRHHAPHGRGTFHGDVLLVVSELVTNAVRHAPGPLTLRVGLLPGGIGISVRDTSPSLPRARTPDRTGGRGWFIVQSLARRVHVDPRPGGKTVRAELDW
- a CDS encoding STAS domain-containing protein; its protein translation is MIGPSFRVGAALDAGMPRLRLLGELDLDGTADLRAALAECFARRPDRVVVDMRGLRFCDCAGLNVLLEAKATADSIGTELRMEGACPQVARLFALTGAGGLLYRAGVPRLPPRIA
- a CDS encoding response regulator transcription factor — encoded protein: MPAAPPNAPAAAPRSAGEPVTILLVEDHDMVAEAIRLALDSTGDLEVVGRSLSVEEALADVARLRPAVVVLDRRLPDGDGIAAIGPLKAAAPGTRVLVLTGEATPAVAARVAAAGGSGLILKVGSLGELKDGVRLVAAGEVAFSKGLLGEALERLTGQSADLGSTLTPRERETLDLLGDGLGTAEISRRLGVALNTARNHVQRVLEKLGARSQLEAVAVARREGLLR
- a CDS encoding PAS domain-containing sensor histidine kinase, with the translated sequence MTAKSPAGGGGPAANETAFTLLVTSVLDYGIFMLDPGGHVSTWNAGAERIKGYRAEDIIGRHFSVFYPPEEIAARKPHLELEAAVADGRLEDEGWRIRKDGSRFWANVVITALFDETGELRGFGKVTRDMTERRAAEQELTDRRRLFSHLVQAQELERRRIAWDVHDDSIQAMAAVSMRLQSLAERAGEPHADELLRLDASVREAVGRLRNLTFRLQPPGIDRHGLVEVLSQYLIDVVGGWGLEASLDHDLAGEPAPETAITIFRIVQEALLNVRKHARASSVRVSVTNGNGGVLVRVADDGTGEPAAPHGLRKHFGLLEMRERAETAGGWWTLHSEPGTGTTVEFWTPDRPVGGPLGSLGYRTGSQGPP
- a CDS encoding RNA polymerase sigma factor SigF codes for the protein MAASPTAGQVGELPWIEDAAKVAPKDARSLSKVFFDRLQHVEEGTAEYSYARNTLIEMNMSLVHFSARRFRGRGPEEWEDILQVGTIGLIKAIDRFELSREVEFTTFAVPYIVGEMKRFFRDTTWAVHVPRRLQELRVELAKARDHLTALLDAPPSVAELAAYLELSEEEVIEGLVASNGYTAGSIDLPTGDTEDTGSEAGRSYAETLGAWDPAMELVEDFQTLAPLLGKLNERERTILQLRFGQEMTQADIGVQLGYSQMHVSRLLTRTLKKLRSGMLAG
- a CDS encoding SDR family oxidoreductase yields the protein MARRWLVTGCSSGLGHALAAAAAAAGDSVLATARKPAALDELRRRYPDRIVTAALDVCDPGECEAAVALAVDRLGGVDVLVNNAGTGLFGAVEEVSDQELREQLETLVVGPWRLTRLVLPLMRAQGSGHVVNISSLAGRMALPGLSAYVTAKHALEGLSQALASEVGGLGIRVTILEPGQFASRYGSSLTEARGRVAAYDPVTGPVREGLRGMEGNAGLGDPDHFAEVVLRIVAADRTPLRVPVGSDAHTYLTAYDEAHRADFETARAFTLDPS
- a CDS encoding TraR/DksA C4-type zinc finger protein produces the protein MSDSHGNHPVDPAEEAAATRERLAAAQAATSAQITALSRDYEGIVEANALIAVDDEHDPEGSSTAFERAHIGSLLAQARDHLAALDLALERLEEGGYGRCEVCGEPIPPERLEVLPAAATCVRCAAARAR
- a CDS encoding YihY/virulence factor BrkB family protein — translated: MATGEGVSTGEPGKSGGKPRRRASRVVAVFGMCRNLVRALAAAWDKDATERAAALTYYAVLALFPALLMTLSLVGLTGSPDGSGVPGGLEVLMPGQSRPLVADALRHMAEDASGTTSLAAVSGAGAAWAACSYAAVFRRALHHIHGVADHRPAWRAAPRVVITALMLLVLLACSTICVVVTGEFAHRAGDLFHLGKPAVSAWRALRWPVLVAVAAATVLILFRSGPPTARGLRATAPGGGVAVGLWLLTSAGFATYTARLGTYDRLYGQLSGAVAFLVWLWFSNLALLVGAHYNAERACRLAALSRRGGADEAAPPAREAGVKPRKGAAPVAEASVAGPRRTRARRSARE